Proteins found in one Gopherus flavomarginatus isolate rGopFla2 chromosome 18, rGopFla2.mat.asm, whole genome shotgun sequence genomic segment:
- the LOC127037137 gene encoding rho-related GTP-binding protein RhoU-like, whose amino-acid sequence MPPQALLPGYPPAPPVPPHRPAPGLGLGLELERAPELQCVLLGDGAVGKTSLALSYSANGYPARYVPTALDRFSAVVQVDSAPVRLHLCDTAGQDEFDTLRRLCYPKADIFLLCFSVVAPTSFQNVGEKWVPELCRLCPTAPLLLVGTQCDLRQDVQVLIQLARRREKPVAELAARALAQKVGAVGYLECSALTQQNLKEVFDTAILAGLRHAEARSRRARSTASKVRTLSKAWWKKYVCVR is encoded by the exons ATGCCCCCCCAGGCGCTGCTGCCCGGGTACCCGCCTGCGCCCCCGGTGCCCCCGCACCGGCCCGCGCccggcctggggctggggctggagctggagcgggcGCCGGAGCTGCAGTGCGTCCTGCTGGGGGACGGCGCCGTGGGCAAGACGAGCCTGGCGCTGAGCTACAGCGCCAACGGGTACCCGGCCCGCTACGTGCCCACGGCGCTGGACCGCTTCTCGG CCGTGGTGCAGGTGGACAGTGCCCCCGTGAGGCTGCACCTCTGTGATACAGCGGGGCAG gaCGAGTTTGACACGCTGCGGCGGCTCTGCTACCCCAAGGCAGACATCTTCCTCCTCTGCTTCAGCGTGGtggcccccacctccttccaGAACGTGGGGGAGAAGTGGGTGCCGGAGCTGTGCCGGctctgccccactgcccccctgctgCTGGTGGGCACCCAGTGCGACCTGCGCCAGGACGTCCAGGTGCTCATCCAGCTGGCCCGGCGCCGGGAGAAGCCGGTGGCCGAGCTGGCGGCCCGGGCGCTGGCCCAGAAAGTGGGGGCCGTGGGCTACTTGGAGTGCTCGGCGCTGACCCAGCAGAACCTCAAGGAGGTGTTCGACACAGCCATCCTGGCAGGGCTGCGGCATGCCGAGGCCCGGAGCCGGCGGGCGCGGAGCACAGCCAGCAAGGTGCGGACGCTCTCCAAGGCCTGGTGGAAGAAGTACGTCTGTGTGCGGTAG
- the MIA gene encoding melanoma-derived growth regulatory protein — protein MANTRLWAWAALLGALLGLLQGGRQLGKLAEKKLCADADCSHPISIAVAVQDYIAPDCRFIPIQRGQVVYVFSKLKGRGRLFWGGSVQGDYYGEHPARLGFFPSSVVQESQYLKPGKVEVKTDQWDFSCQ, from the exons ATGGCTAACACCCGGCTCTGGGCCTGGGCCGCTCTGCTGGGTgccctgctggggctgctgcaggggggcCGGCAGCTGGGCAAGCTGGCGGAGAAGAAGCTGTGTGCGGATGCTGACTGCAGCC ATCCGATCTCCATTGCGGTGGCCGTGCAGGATTACATCGCCCCCGACTGCCGCTTCATCCCCATCCAGCGTGGGCAGGTCGTCTAcgtcttctccaagctgaagggCCGTGGCCGGCTGTTCTGGGGTGGCAGC GTGCAGGGGGATTATTATGGGGAGCACCCTGCCCGCCTGGGCTTCTTTCCCAGCAGCGTGGTCCAGGAGAGCCAGTACCTCAAGCCGGGGAAGGTGGAGGTCAAAACTGAT CAATGGGATTTCTCCTGCCAGTGA